The region CAACAACGCCGGCATCCTCCGCGACGTCTCGTTCGGCAAGATGAGCCAGGCCGACTGGGACCTCATCTACAAGGTCCACGTCTTCGGCGCCTACAAGTGCACCGCCGCGGTCTGGGGCCTGATGCGCGACCAGGGCTACGGCCGCATCGTCATGACCGCCTCGGCCGCCGGCATCTACGGCAACTTCGGCCAGGCCAACTACTCGATGGCCAAGCTCGGCATCCACGGCTTCGCCCAGACCCTCGCGCTCGAGGGCAAGAAGAAGAACGTCCTGGTCAACACCATCGCGCCGATCGCCGGCTCGCGCATGACCGAGACCGTGCTGCCGCAGAACCTGATCGACGCGCTCAAGCCCGAGTTCGTGTCGCCCCTCGTCGCGCGCCTGTGCCACGAGTCGTCCGAGGAGACCGGCGGCCTGTTCGAGGTCGGCGGCGGCTTCATGGGCAAGCTGCGCTGGGAGCGCTCGAGCGGCAAGACCTTCCGCCTCGGCCGCCCGATCACGCCCGAGGGCGTCGACGGCGCGTGGAAGGACATCACGTCGTTCGAGAAGACCGAGCACCCCGGCTCGGTCACCGAGTCGATGGGCCCGATCATGGCCAACCTCGAGGCCGGCCCGTCCAAGGGCGGCAACCAGTTCATCGACGTCGACGCCGCGCTCGGCTACAAGTTCCCCGAGCAGCAGTCGAGCTACGACGAGCGCGACCTCGCGATCTACGCGCTCGGCGTCGGCGCCGCCACCGACCCCGGCGACGACAAGGACCTGCAGCTGGTCTACGAGATGCACGGCAAGGGCATGAAGGCCCTGCCGACCTACGGCGTCATCCCGGCGATCAACGTCATCCTCAAGCTCGGCAAGGAGGGCCACCGCGCGCCGGGGTTGGAGTTCGGCCTGGACCGCGTGCTCCACGGCGAGCAGTACACCGAGCTCAAGCGCCCGCTGCCGCGCGCGGCCAAGCTCACGCACCGCGGCCGCGTGAAGGACATCTTCGACAAGGGCAAGAACGCGCTGGTCGTGCAGGAGATCGTCACGTACGACGAGGCCGGCAACGAGCTGGTGCGCAACGAGATCACCACGCTGGTGCGCGGCGCCGGCGGCTGGGGCGGCGAGCGCGGCCCGTCGGCCGACGTCAACGTCCCGCCGGATCGCGCGCCCGACAAGGTCATCGAGGAGCAGGTCCCGGTGCACCAGGCGCTGCTGTACCGCCTGAGCGGCGACTGGAACCCGCTGCACGCGGACCCGGGCATGGCCAAGGCCTTCGGCTTCGACAAGCCGATCCTCCACGGCCTGTGCTCGTTCGGCTACGCGGGGCGGCACGTCCTCGCCGGCTTCGCGCCCGAGGGCAACCCCGACTTCATGAAGTCGATCCGCGTGCGGTTCGCCAAGACCGTGCTGCCGGGCGACACGCTGGTCACCGAGATGTGGAAGGAGAGCGATCAGAAGATCGTCTTCCAGACCAAGGTCAAGGAGCGCAACGAGGTCGTGATCTCGAACGCGGCGGTCGAGTTCTGGAAGGAGATCCCGAAGCCGGCGGCCAAGCCGAAGGCGGCGGCGGCGGGGTGGCCGGTCCGCTGGCGCGCCAGCGCGATGCCGATCTCGACGGACATCTTCAACGCGATGAACGGCTTCGTGAAGGCGAACGCGGATGTCGCCGAGAAGGTGAAGACCGTCTTCCAGTTCAAGCTGTCGGCCCCCGACAGCGTCTGGACGATCGACCTGGGCACCCCGCCCGGCTCGGTGACGCCCGGCGCCGGGACCGCGCCCAAGTGCACGCTCGAGCTCAGCGACGCCGACTTCATGGCCATGGCCACCGGCCAGGCCGACCCGATGAAGCTGTTCTCGAGCGGCAAGCTCAAGATCTCCGGCGACGTGATG is a window of Myxococcales bacterium DNA encoding:
- a CDS encoding SDR family NAD(P)-dependent oxidoreductase translates to MRHALLEAAVDSLVEQGFARTTTLEVQRRAGVSRGALLHHFPSKAQLLVASIAHLAERRGRDLKQRSTSLPTGPARIDAVLELLWESFAGPMFQVAIELRAAARTDAELRAALTPIEKLVRDRIIHQTGVMLGPALAAEPGYAVALDLTLHVMIGAATTACLHGEQGRADELVSHWQRMFPAIVAAAAGAADAHHRQRTGEETMSKELRFDGKVAIVTGAGGGLGRSHALLLASRGAQVVVNDLGGSFTGEGKSSSAADKVVDEIKAAGGTAVANYDSVEFGDAIVKTAVDAFGKVDILINNAGILRDVSFGKMSQADWDLIYKVHVFGAYKCTAAVWGLMRDQGYGRIVMTASAAGIYGNFGQANYSMAKLGIHGFAQTLALEGKKKNVLVNTIAPIAGSRMTETVLPQNLIDALKPEFVSPLVARLCHESSEETGGLFEVGGGFMGKLRWERSSGKTFRLGRPITPEGVDGAWKDITSFEKTEHPGSVTESMGPIMANLEAGPSKGGNQFIDVDAALGYKFPEQQSSYDERDLAIYALGVGAATDPGDDKDLQLVYEMHGKGMKALPTYGVIPAINVILKLGKEGHRAPGLEFGLDRVLHGEQYTELKRPLPRAAKLTHRGRVKDIFDKGKNALVVQEIVTYDEAGNELVRNEITTLVRGAGGWGGERGPSADVNVPPDRAPDKVIEEQVPVHQALLYRLSGDWNPLHADPGMAKAFGFDKPILHGLCSFGYAGRHVLAGFAPEGNPDFMKSIRVRFAKTVLPGDTLVTEMWKESDQKIVFQTKVKERNEVVISNAAVEFWKEIPKPAAKPKAAAAGWPVRWRASAMPISTDIFNAMNGFVKANADVAEKVKTVFQFKLSAPDSVWTIDLGTPPGSVTPGAGTAPKCTLELSDADFMAMATGQADPMKLFSSGKLKISGDVMASQKLGFLKKITPDLVLAEMKKRVGAGGGAAPAAAAGGGGAPAGDMVPTTWDVFIAIRDHVERNPDLVGKIGASYLFKVTNPDSAWVIDLKTGKGAVTEGAGAADCTLEISEADFIDMTTGKSDPMKLFTTGKLKISGNVMASQKLSFLQKMDPEQAKQAAIKARAAGGGPGKAAAAAAGPSAKAPAFFAALGKRLGEKPELAKELGAIVLFRVLDPASEWTVEGAAVSPADFGTATTTLSLKDEDLAALAAGNVRGLYQHGKIRIDGDVSVAHRLGLLKGLI